From the Aerococcus viridans genome, the window TGGCCAAACGATTCGGGGACAAGAAAATCATCTATGTAGGGATTGTGACTTATATCATCATTTGTATCTATGCCTTGAGTATGGAAACAGCGACTGATTTCTTTATACTGGCTTGTATGGTTGGGACGGCTCAAGGAGGCTTACAAGCCTTATCACGTTCAATGTTTGGAAAATTAGTACCAGAAGGCAAAACGAATGAATTCTTCGGCATCTACAATGTCTTTGGGAAATTCTCTTCTATTATCGGGACAACCTTACTAGGGATTATCACCCAAATGACGGGCAACTCCTTGAACGGGGTCTTTGGTTTAATTATCCTCTTTATTATGGGGGGCGCCTTATTACTCGGCGTCAAAGAAGACGGGGTGAAAGGGTAAGGAAATTGCTCATCATAAAAGAAAAAAACTGGTGTCACGTTTAATAATGACCACCAGTTTTTTCGTATTGGCTTATTTAATTGTTTGCAGTCACCTTAGATGTCTAAAGAGATTGCCGGACCCGCTGGAATAATACCGTTCGGGTTGATTGTCGGATGGCTACCGTAGTAGTGATGTTGGATATGGTAGAAATCAACTGTATCAGAAATACCTGCAATGTTGTAGATTTCACGGGTATAACGCCACACATTTTCAAAGTCAGTTAAGTGTTTGATATTGCACTTGAAGTGACCGTAGTAGACATGCTCGAAACGGATTAATGTTGGGAACAAGCGGATGTCAGATGTTGTTAATTTGTCGCCTAATAAGAATTTTTTGTCAGCTAGGATGCCGTCTAATTTTTCTAAGGCATCAAAGACATGACCAACTTCTTCTTCATAAACAGCTTGGTCTGTCGCAAAACCAGCTTTGTAAACACCGTTGTTGATGTTTGGATAGACAAAGTCATCCATTTCTTTGATCTGGTCGCGCAATTCTTCAGGGTAGTAATCACCTTCAGTGGCACCAATTTCGTCAAATGCTGAGTTTAACATCAACATAATTTCAGATGATTCGTTGTTGACGATGGTATCTTTTTCCTTGTCGTATAAAACAGGTACTGTTACACGGCCTGTATAGTTAGGGTCAGCATGTGTATATACTTGGTGTAAGAAGTCTGCATCTAGAATAGGGTCAGGAATGACACCTTGGTCTGGTGCAAATGTCCAGCCATTTTCCAACATGATTGGGTTCACGATAGAAATAGAGATCATGTCTTCTAAGCCTTTTAATTTACGCAGCATTAAGGTACGGCTAGCCCACGGACACGCTAATGATACGTATAAGTGGTAGCGACCTGGTTCTGCCTTAAAGCCACCTTCACCTGAAGGGCCTGGTGCACCGTCAGTGGTAATCCAGTTTCTGAATTGTGAATCTTTGCGGACGAAACGACCACCTGTTGATTCTGTGTCATACCATTGGTCCTTCCAAACGCCGTCTACTAATAATCCCATGCATTCATCTCCTTTTAGAAATAATAATTCGATTTCAAATTAATATATGTATTATTGTAATATGGTTGACTGTATTTCTCAAGTGATAGGGGTTGAGGAGACAAACTATAAAATATTCAAAATTTCATGAAAGCAATTGTATGGCTACATATGCACGTGATATTTGGCGAAAATTATCTATCGCTAAATGGACCAGCATTCAAGTATGCGTTGAACAATCGTCATCTCTCCAAACACGAACTATGGATTTTTGAGTAATCCTTGATGACTAACAATTAAAAGTTAGCTATACTTAATGGGACTAGGTATGATTTTGATAGCTGGGTGGATGTGTTTTAAAGGAATACCGAATGTTGTTGGTGTTAAATAGTGCATCCACCTGCTAAATCCTACCTATAGACGTTTTAGAAGACGGTTTAAAGGTCTTCTACTCATAATAGATCACGAAAAGAGGCTTATCCATTGCGTTACGAATCACTTCAAGCAAAGTTGCCCCTAGCACCCGCTGGCGAAATGGTGTTAGGATTAGCGTCGATGAAACAGTTAATGGCGCACTTTAACCATCCAGAAAATCAACTCCCAACCATTCATATCGCTGGGACAAACGGCAAAGGGTCAACCGCCAAAATGGTGGCCACTATCCTCCAAGCAGCTGGCTACAAGGTTGGCTTATTCACTTCACCGTCCTTAGTCGACTTCAACGAACGCATTCAAATCAATGGCCAACAAATCACTGACGACCAACTCATGGCACAAGTTGACCGGATGACGGCAGCATTAGGACCGGATGAATATTACACCGAGTTTGAAGTCTTTACCGGACTTGCTTGGTTGACCTTTGAGGCAAATCTTGTAGATTTTGTCGTCTTAGAAGTTGGCTTGGGCGG encodes:
- a CDS encoding MFS transporter, encoding MRTIISMATAVATDLGIEATVLVVVLLIVQIVAFPFTVLYGQLAKRFGDKKIIYVGIVTYIIICIYALSMETATDFFILACMVGTAQGGLQALSRSMFGKLVPEGKTNEFFGIYNVFGKFSSIIGTTLLGIITQMTGNSLNGVFGLIILFIMGGALLLGVKEDGVKG
- a CDS encoding glutathione S-transferase family protein; the encoded protein is MGLLVDGVWKDQWYDTESTGGRFVRKDSQFRNWITTDGAPGPSGEGGFKAEPGRYHLYVSLACPWASRTLMLRKLKGLEDMISISIVNPIMLENGWTFAPDQGVIPDPILDADFLHQVYTHADPNYTGRVTVPVLYDKEKDTIVNNESSEIMLMLNSAFDEIGATEGDYYPEELRDQIKEMDDFVYPNINNGVYKAGFATDQAVYEEEVGHVFDALEKLDGILADKKFLLGDKLTTSDIRLFPTLIRFEHVYYGHFKCNIKHLTDFENVWRYTREIYNIAGISDTVDFYHIQHHYYGSHPTINPNGIIPAGPAISLDI